In Levilactobacillus brevis, the genomic window ATCTGATTGGGGATGGCCTAGAATAAATGCCAAAGCTATGGGGGTGGCTTGTCACCCGTAGCTTGCGCTCAGCTAATAAACAACGGATTATGTCAGGCGACTACCATCAATTCGGCTGATTAGCGTCCATGGCTGAGGCAGTTAGGCTCTCGTGAAGACGGGGGCCTATTTGTATCACCCAAATTAAAACGTTTTCAAAAATTAATCCTGCTCATAATCACGATTTTTGAAAACTAACTTTGCTATAATAAATGGTGCTTGCTAATTTTAATCGATAAGAGGGATTGGAAATGAAGGAATTAAGGGCAGCTGCTGATGGGAAGTGGCTACGATGAATCGTCAACATCATTTACGTGGAATTTTACTCGCGAGTTTTGCCGCCATGTTATGGGGCGTCTCGGGGGTGGCGGCCAGCTCGCTGTTTACCTTCAATTCGCAGGTGACGGCACTCTGGTTGACGCAGGTCAGAATGATTAGTGCCGGCCTAATTCTCCTGGTGATTGCCCGCGTGGTCGGTGCCCAACCGCTCAAAATTTGGCGTCAAAAGTCGACGGCGCTTCGGGTGGTCAGTTACGGCCTATTGGGAATGATCCCGGTACAACTGTGTTATTTTGAGGCCGTTAAATACGGTAATGCACCGATTGCGACCATCATTCAATTCTTAGGGCCCTTTATTATCAGTCTTTACTTTTTAATTTTTAAACACATTACGCCCACGCGACCGGAAGCGGTGGGGATGATTATGGCCTTCTTCGGGACGTTATTAATTGTGACGCATGGGCACCTCAATAGTTTGGCCATTTCGCCAGTCGTTCTCTTCTGGGGCGGCTTATCGGCGATTGGTGTGGCGACGAACACGCTGTTACCGCGCCCCTTACTGCCGAAGTTTGGTGCCTTATCGGTAACTGGCTGGGGCCTGCTGGTAGCGGGACTGTCATTGAATGTCTTCGGACCTTTGTGGCAAGCCAACGTCTACGTAAATGGGGTGGAGATTGGCCTGATTGTCTTTATCATTATCTTTGGGACGGTCTTTCCGTTCCTGATGTTTGCTCATGCGCTGGCGGATATCTTACCTACGACGGCGAGTCTGTTGGACGCTTTCGAACCGCTGGCAGCGACGGTCTTCTCCGTGACCTTTTTAAACGTCCGATTGACCAGCTACGATTTATTCGGCGGGGCGATGATTATTCTCGCCGTGATGGCGTTGTCGCTCAATGGCCGCAAGATGATTAATTTTATCCGCCATTTGGGGACAAATGCTGGCTGAGGGCTTAGACCGACTCAAGGGTGAAAGCTAGAAAATAGCTAGGATCCGTAGTGTGATAAGGATTCTAGCTGTGATAATATGATAGTCGCGTAATGGCCGCCTTACCGTTCGCCAAATTTGGTCTGGATCGCTGTGGGAAGGACGGGCCAAGCCAAAGTGCGATCTTGTCCCTCGCTTTGAGCCGATAATTCACGTCTCAAAGACGCCATTTTCCAAGTAGGACACTTGGAGAATCCTACGGCTGAGACCAAATTTGACTCACTCACGGCTACCTGAAGTGTGCTCAATTAAACTGGCTGAACGTTGTCACCCCAGCGATTCATCGCGTGTTCAGTGACTTTCAACCACCGTAACCGGAGGATCGCTTCTCAGGCCGCAGGTGGCGTTGATGACTAGTTTAATGGCGATAAGCCCTGTCGGCCGAGGATTGGGGCGTGTTCGTAAACTTTCAATCTTCAGTTTAGGGCTAAAAAAATCAACGGGTACGCAGTCAGTCGCTGTGTACCCCTTTTTGGTGGCAGAAAACGGCCGGATCTTGCTTTCCAGGAGGGGATTCGGTATACTAATGAACAATTCAGTCAATTGGCTGAACCCAAGGAGATGATCGACGATGATGGCATCGTTATTTGTACGGAAGAGTGCTGGCTGTTAGCGACACTTTTCTGCAAAACCCTTTCAGAGAAGTGTCTGGTTTAAATCTGAAAGGAAGCAACATTTATGGAACCAACAATCACCGCTTACGAATATAGTTATATCACCCAGCAAGTCAACAGTCTCGTCAGTGCCTATCTGGCCGTCAACGACCGGCGGATGCGCCGCGTGGTCCGTGACACGACAATTGGCAATATTGCCGCGCATTTACCCGCAGACGAACCGCTGGCTCAGGCCTTCTTGGAACGCCTTCAGCCCGATCGGTTGACCCGAGAGGCCGCGGCTAAGCTGTTACCCACGATTGCGCCGCTGGTGATCCCTTTTCCCAGCTTGAGTCAAAAGCAACTGGGCAAGCTATTTCGCAAAGTGAAGAAGTTAAAGCAACCAGAGTGGGGCGATATTGATTTACATGAATTGACCTACCTCGGTTGGAACGACGGTGGCAATCAGAAGAAATATCTGGTCGCGCCGTATCAGGATCGCTTGATTGGGATTCAAGGGGATATGGGGCCCAAGACGGTTAAGGGTGTTTGCGCCATTTGCCAAACAATTGGCAATGTTTCCCTGTTTGTCTCGACCACCAAAAAGTCCGGACTGGGCACCTTTAAACGCAATGGCAATTATATTTGCCGGGATAGCGCTAAGTGCAACCGACAACTGACCGATCCCCAGCCGCTCGCTGACTTCTTAGAAATTGTTCGACCA contains:
- a CDS encoding EamA family transporter; this encodes MNRQHHLRGILLASFAAMLWGVSGVAASSLFTFNSQVTALWLTQVRMISAGLILLVIARVVGAQPLKIWRQKSTALRVVSYGLLGMIPVQLCYFEAVKYGNAPIATIIQFLGPFIISLYFLIFKHITPTRPEAVGMIMAFFGTLLIVTHGHLNSLAISPVVLFWGGLSAIGVATNTLLPRPLLPKFGALSVTGWGLLVAGLSLNVFGPLWQANVYVNGVEIGLIVFIIIFGTVFPFLMFAHALADILPTTASLLDAFEPLAATVFSVTFLNVRLTSYDLFGGAMIILAVMALSLNGRKMINFIRHLGTNAG
- a CDS encoding FusB/FusC family EF-G-binding protein, encoding MEPTITAYEYSYITQQVNSLVSAYLAVNDRRMRRVVRDTTIGNIAAHLPADEPLAQAFLERLQPDRLTREAAAKLLPTIAPLVIPFPSLSQKQLGKLFRKVKKLKQPEWGDIDLHELTYLGWNDGGNQKKYLVAPYQDRLIGIQGDMGPKTVKGVCAICQTIGNVSLFVSTTKKSGLGTFKRNGNYICRDSAKCNRQLTDPQPLADFLEIVRPKR